From Melospiza melodia melodia isolate bMelMel2 chromosome 31, bMelMel2.pri, whole genome shotgun sequence, one genomic window encodes:
- the LOC134431216 gene encoding interferon-induced protein with tetratricopeptide repeats 1-like: MMATAKLGNEQLKETLDKLQCHFTWMLGVESCSSQHLLQKLDVEIKHTAHQNQVALLGLQAYLHQMNNQSDEALQSLRAAEEHNDEKHLPTSTAGSLIIYGNYAWIHYLQGSCQEAETCLRQLQQLCPSPWDVRLIPYIQALKGWSLLAIRARNGERARECFNTALMLEPDNSSFRTGLAVALYSSWNFSWQPDVEREARIQLEKIVDKQPNNYRAKIYLARLLEKVDGNKSIDLVKECVQKSSDPEVLKLSALFWMPRSTERALQIIQRALQQDPGYHLLYQALAKCYKQQWVKAKEEDKNKILRKAIRDLQQIIQEHPDLDLTLAKLQLAEFIGARDPAKEKEILMELQRKINTLSLRCQQALSLSWGKYFLYRGKSQEKAKAKFMECYKIPVQTDHRRDCGRRLVKMAEIYKRKGDTEAARAIHHFLQEADRHCPGNLGH, translated from the exons ATGATGGCCACAGCAAAACTGGG CAATGAGCAGCTGAAGGAGACGCTGGATAAACTGCAGTGTCACTTCACCTGGATGTTGGGTGTTGAATCTTGCAGttctcagcatctcctgcagaagCTGGATGTTGAGATCAAGCACACAGCCCACCAGAACCAGGtggccctcctggggctccaggccTACCTGCACCAGATGAACAACCAGAGTGATGAAGCTCTGCAGAgcctcagagctgctgaggagcacaATGACGAGAAGCATCTACCAACATCTACTGCTGGCTCTTTGATCATCTACGGGAATTATGCTTGGATCCACTACCTTCAGGGCTCCTGTCAGGAGGCTGAAACCTGCCTGAGACAACTTCAGCAGCTCTGCCCAAGTCCTTGGGACGTGCGGCTGATCCCATACATCCAGGCCCTCAAAGGctggtccctgctggccatcagAGCCCGGAATGGGGAACGGGCAAGAGAGTGCTTCAACACGGCCTTGATGCTTGAACCAGACAACAGCTCCTTCCGTACTGGGCTTGCAGTGGCTCTTTATTCCTCCTGGAATTTCTCCTGGCAACCTGATGTTGAAAGAGAAGCCAGAATCCAGTTGGAAAAAATTGTCGACAAGCAGCCAAATAACTACAGAGCCAAAATATATTTGGCCAGGCTACTTGAAAAAGTAGATGGGAATAAGTCAATTGACTTAGTTAAAGAATGTGTACAGAAAAGCTCTGACCCCGAGGTCCTCAAACTATCAGCTTTGTTCTGGATGCCACGGTCGACAGAGAGAGCACTTCAGATCATCCAGAGAGCCCTGCAGCAGGACCCAGGTTACCACCTTCTCTACCAGGCCTTGGCCAAGTGCTACAAGCAACAGTGGGTCAAAGCAAAGGAGGAAGACAAGAATAAGATACTGCGTAAAGCCATCAGGGACCTCCAGCAAATTATTCAGGAACATCCAGACCTTGACCTTACACTTGCCAAGCTGCAGCTGGCAGAGTTTATTGGTGCAAGAGACCCGGCAAAGGAAAAAGagatcctcatggagctgcagaggaaaatcaACACCCTGAGCCTCAGATGTCAGCAAGCCCTGAGTCTCTCCTGGGGAAAGTACTTCCTCTACCGAGGGAAATCCCAGGAGAAGGCAAAAGCCAAGTTCATGGAATGCTACAAAATCCCCGTGCAGACAGACCACAGGAGGGACTGTGGGCGCAGGCTGGTAAAGATGGCTGAGATCTACAAGAGGAAGGGGGACACCGAGGCTGCCAGGGCCATCCACCACTTCCTCCAGGAGGCCGACCGGCACTGCCCAGGGAACCTGGGGCACTAG
- the RACGAP1 gene encoding rac GTPase-activating protein 1, whose protein sequence is MEIAMVNLRGLFEQLTRQAELLSEGNECQFIQLAKNFEENRRKWQKLEQELCRYKDLLMKTEAERSALDVKLKHARNQVDVEIKRRQKAEMDCEKLERQIQLIRELLMCDASGSIQLSEEQKSVLAFLNRPQPSVGGAGNKRLSTIDESGSILSDISFDKSDDSLDWDSSVVKAVRLKRREKRRSSRQFAEGPPAPQKKSRSISNTADQANESIVAKTTVMVPNDGGPIEAISTIQTVPYPRRSRRKSGPLQPWSSESSIGSKQLESKQDTDGSSTPQHNGGVRLHDFVSKTVIKPESCVPCGKRVKFGKISLKCRDCRVVAHPECRERCPLPCIPTLTGTPVRIGEGTLMDFVPSTPPMIPSIIVHCVNEIEQRGLHETGIYRISGCDKTVRELKEKFLRAKSIPLLSKVDDIHAICGLLKDFLRSLKEPLLTFRLNKTFMEAAEIPDEDNSIAAMYQAVGELPQANRDTLAFLMVHLQRVAQSPDTKMDISNLAKVFGPTIVAHAVPDPDPMTLLQDTKRQPKVVERLLLLPMDYWSQLMMVEQENIDPAHVIENTNAYSTPRTPEVQVSILGPLTTPEHQLSKTPSSSSLSQRVRSTFSKTTPKFGSKTKSTTQFGHQGNFFASPMLK, encoded by the exons ATGGAGATTGCCATGGTGAACCTGCGAGGTCTGTTCGAGCAGCTCACACGCCAGGCCGAGCTCCTGAGTGAAGGAAACGAATGCC AGTTTATCCAGTTAGCCAAGAACTTTGAGGAGAACCGGAGGAAATGGCAGAAACtggagcaggagctctgcaggtACAAAGATCTCCTGATGAAGACGGAAGCTGAGCGCAGTGCCCTGGACGTGAAGCTCAAACACGCCCGCAATCAGGTGGATGTGGAGATCAAACGGAGGCAAAAAGCTGAAATGGACTGTGAGAAGCTG GAGCGGCAAATCCAGCTGATTCGTGAGCTGCTCATGTGCGATGCCTCCGGCAGCATCCAGCTCAGCGAGGAGCAGAAGTCTGTCCTCGCCTTCCTGAACAGGCCACAGCCTTCTGTGGGAGGTGCAGGCAACAAAAG GCTGTCTACAATAGATGAATCTGGCTCAATTCTGTCAGACATCAGCTTTGACAAGAGCGATGACTCACTG GACTGGGATTCCTCGGTGGTGAAAGCTGTCAGGCTGAAGAGGAGAGAGAAGCGG CGCTCTTCCAGGCAGTTTGCTGAAGGCCCCCCAGCTCCTCAGAAGAAATCCAGATCCATTAGCAACACAGCAGACCAG GCTAATGAATCCATAGTAGCAAAGACCACTGTGATGGTCCCCAACGATGGTGGCCCCATTGAAGCCATTTCTACCATCCAGACTGTGCCTTACCCTCGCAGGAGCCGCAGGAAGAGTG GTCCtttgcagccctggagcagcgaGTCCAGCATAGGCAGTAAGCAGCTGGAGTCCAAGCAGGACACCGATGGctccagcaccccccagcacaacGGGGGAGTGAGGCTGCACGACTTTGTTTCAAAGACG GTTATCAAGCCAGAATCGTGTGTCCCGTGTGGAAAGAGAGTCAAGTTTGGCAAGATCTCCCTGAAGTGCAGAGACTGCAGGGTGGTGGCTCACCCCGAGTGCCGGGAGCGCTGccccctgccctgcatccccacGCTGACGGGCACGCCGGTGCGCATCGGGGAG GGCACCTTGATGGATTTTGTCCCTTCTACTCCTCCAATGATCCCTTCCATCATCGTGCACTGTGTTAATGAGATTGAGCAACGAGGGCTGCATGAG ACCGGCATTTACCGCATCTCTGGCTGTGACAAGACTgtgagggagctgaaggagaagtttcTCAGAGCAAAGAGCATTCCTTTGCTCAGTAAGGTGGATGATATCCACGCCATCTGTGGCCTTCTCAAGGACTTCCTGCGCAGCCTGAAAGAGCCCCTGCTCACTTTCCGGTTAAACAAGACTTTCATGGAAGCTGCAG AAATCCCGGATGAGGATAACAGCATTGCTGCTATGTACCAAGCAGTTGGAGAACTTCCTCAGgccaacagggacaccttggctTTCCTCATGGTCCACCTGCAGAG GGTGGCTCAGAGCCCAGACACTAAAATGGATATCTCCAATTTGGCCAAAGTGTTTGGCCCCACCATAGTTGCCCATGCAGTACCAGATcctgaccccatgaccctgctgCAAGACACAAAGCGTCAGCCCAAG GTGGTGGagcggctcctgctgctgcccatggacTACTGGAGCCAGCTGATGATGGTGGAGCAGGAGAACATTGACCCAGCACACGTGATTGAGAACACCAACGCCTATTCCACTCCACGGACACCTGAGGTCCAAG TGAGCATCCTGGGGCCTCTCACCACCCCAGAGCACCAGCTCTCCAAGACACCCTCATCCAGCTCCCTGTCCCAGAGGGTCCGCTCCACCTTCAGCAAGACCACCCCCAA ATTTGGGAGCAAAACCAAGTCAACAACCCAGTTTGGGCATCAGGGTAACTTCTTTGCCTCTCCTATGCTGAAGTGA